From Chryseobacterium sp. H1D6B, a single genomic window includes:
- the ftsY gene encoding signal recognition particle-docking protein FtsY gives MSWFKNIFKKEEKETLDKGLEKSSQGFFEKMTKAVVGKSKVDDEVLDDLEEILIASDVGASTTIKIIERIEERIARDKYVSTNELDSILREEISGLLLENPHAGTGNIDSSKKPYVIMVVGVNGVGKTTTIGKLAHQFKAEGKKVILGAADTFRAAAVDQLTIWSERAGVPIVKQDMGSDPASVAFDTVQSAVAQDADVVIIDTAGRLHNKINLMNELSKIKRVMQKVIPDAPHEILLVLDGSTGQNAFEQAKQFTAATEVNALAVTKLDGTAKGGVVIGISDQFQIPVKYIGVGEKMQDLQLFNGTEFVDSFFKKR, from the coding sequence ATGAGCTGGTTTAAAAATATTTTCAAGAAAGAAGAAAAAGAAACTTTAGATAAAGGATTGGAAAAGTCCAGTCAGGGATTTTTCGAAAAAATGACAAAGGCCGTAGTCGGCAAAAGCAAAGTAGATGATGAAGTACTGGATGATTTAGAAGAAATACTTATCGCATCTGATGTAGGTGCATCTACCACCATAAAAATCATAGAAAGAATTGAAGAGCGTATTGCCAGAGATAAATATGTAAGCACTAATGAACTGGATTCTATCCTGCGTGAAGAAATCTCCGGTTTACTGCTGGAAAACCCGCATGCCGGAACCGGAAATATTGACTCTTCCAAAAAACCATACGTAATAATGGTAGTAGGGGTAAACGGCGTTGGAAAAACCACAACAATCGGAAAACTTGCCCACCAATTCAAAGCAGAAGGAAAAAAGGTTATTTTAGGTGCTGCAGATACATTCAGAGCAGCCGCAGTGGATCAATTAACGATCTGGAGCGAAAGAGCAGGTGTTCCGATCGTAAAGCAGGATATGGGATCAGATCCAGCTTCGGTAGCTTTTGACACAGTACAAAGTGCAGTAGCTCAAGATGCCGATGTCGTTATTATTGATACAGCAGGAAGACTCCACAATAAAATTAATTTAATGAATGAACTTTCAAAAATTAAAAGAGTGATGCAGAAAGTAATTCCTGATGCCCCTCATGAGATTTTATTAGTTCTTGACGGCTCTACCGGACAAAATGCTTTTGAACAGGCGAAACAGTTTACAGCAGCTACTGAAGTAAATGCATTAGCAGTCACAAAACTAGATGGTACAGCAAAAGGAGGTGTAGTAATTGGTATCTCTGATCAATTTCAGATTCCGGTAAAATATATAGGTGTTGGAGAGAAGATGCAGGATCTTCAATTGTTTAATGGTACAGAATTTGTAGATTCCTTTTTCAAGAAAAGATGA
- the rpmB gene encoding 50S ribosomal protein L28, whose protein sequence is MSRICQITGKRAMVGNNVSHANNKTKRRFEINLLEKKFYLPEQDKHVKLKVSAHGLRVINKIGIEEAIERGIRNGLIKKN, encoded by the coding sequence ATGTCAAGAATTTGCCAAATAACAGGAAAGCGTGCAATGGTTGGTAACAACGTTTCTCACGCTAATAACAAAACGAAGCGTCGTTTTGAAATTAACTTATTGGAGAAGAAGTTTTACCTTCCGGAGCAAGATAAGCACGTAAAACTGAAAGTATCAGCTCATGGATTGAGAGTGATTAACAAGATTGGAATCGAAGAGGCTATCGAAAGAGGCATTAGAAACGGATTGATTAAAAAGAATTAA
- a CDS encoding RidA family protein, giving the protein MKKILILFFTTMFLFSFSQNTMSSIEYKNSQEVFTIKGLSQSVSIDCGDSKMIILSGQVPLDKNGSLAGGQSVEKQTQQIFKNIEHILKEYGGTGKDIIKLGIFITDISKTQDFRKVRDQYINLQNPPVSTLVEVSKLFRDDVLIEVEATAVIKKNK; this is encoded by the coding sequence ATGAAAAAGATTCTCATTTTGTTTTTCACAACAATGTTTCTATTTTCATTCAGTCAAAATACGATGAGCAGTATAGAATACAAAAACTCACAAGAAGTTTTCACCATTAAAGGTCTTTCTCAATCTGTAAGTATAGATTGCGGAGATTCTAAAATGATCATTTTATCAGGTCAGGTTCCGCTGGATAAAAATGGCAGTCTAGCAGGAGGACAGAGTGTTGAAAAACAGACACAGCAGATTTTTAAAAATATCGAACATATTTTAAAAGAATATGGAGGTACAGGAAAAGACATTATAAAATTAGGAATTTTCATTACAGATATTTCTAAAACGCAAGATTTCAGAAAAGTCAGAGACCAATATATTAATCTTCAAAATCCTCCCGTAAGTACTCTTGTAGAAGTAAGTAAACTTTTCAGAGACGATGTACTTATTGAAGTAGAGGCAACCGCAGTTATTAAAAAAAACAAATAA
- the lnt gene encoding apolipoprotein N-acyltransferase, translating into MKYVLLALISAMLLSVSWPTYGVPFFIFFALVPLLMMEHGVSKFSNFKRKSWVVFGLSYACFVIWNIVTTGWLYGSRNPDGSHSLMAVVFPVLVNSFLYSLVFQCYHWYKNAQGTYWGLAFFIAIWMSFEKFHLNWELTWPWLNLGNAFADYPKLVQWYDTLGATGGSFWILLINIFIFYTVRTWEAGRKRKDLIRNISITALLIILPMLISVIKYKTFDEKPIGQVNVLMLQPDLDPYAEKYSKDSLTIVSDLLKLAEQNSKGKIDYYIAPETALPGRGSISETGFEKSVLLNDIKGFLSKHQGSVFSTGISSHRFYLNNTNLPVEAYQISPKMWVESYNSAVQIVPNQKVEIYHKGKLVPGVEIFPYMSVLKPLLGDAMLNLGGTVASLGTDKERKAFSNPYNKGKIAPIICYESIYGEFVTDYVKKGANFLAIMTNDSWWGVTEGHKQLLSYAKLRAIETRREIARAANSGISAHIDAKGEVLEDTFYGDQTTLFAKINLYDQQTFYVRSGDFLSRLSIFALGFLLFYFLIKRFQNKIQKKKA; encoded by the coding sequence ATGAAATACGTTTTACTTGCGCTCATTTCAGCGATGCTCCTGTCTGTCTCATGGCCGACATATGGTGTTCCATTCTTTATATTTTTCGCTCTTGTTCCGCTCTTGATGATGGAACACGGCGTTTCTAAATTTTCTAATTTCAAAAGAAAAAGCTGGGTAGTTTTCGGACTTTCCTATGCCTGTTTTGTGATTTGGAATATCGTAACCACGGGGTGGCTGTACGGGTCAAGAAATCCTGACGGGAGCCATTCTTTAATGGCAGTTGTCTTTCCTGTTTTAGTCAATTCCTTTTTGTATTCTTTGGTATTTCAATGCTACCACTGGTATAAAAATGCACAGGGTACCTATTGGGGACTTGCTTTTTTTATTGCAATCTGGATGAGTTTTGAAAAATTCCATTTGAACTGGGAACTTACCTGGCCTTGGCTTAATCTTGGAAATGCATTTGCAGATTACCCTAAATTAGTCCAATGGTATGATACCCTGGGAGCAACAGGCGGAAGCTTTTGGATCCTGCTGATTAATATTTTTATTTTCTACACTGTAAGAACCTGGGAAGCCGGCAGAAAAAGGAAAGATCTGATTAGAAATATCTCGATCACAGCTCTTCTGATCATTCTCCCAATGCTTATTTCAGTCATTAAATATAAGACTTTTGATGAAAAACCTATCGGACAGGTCAATGTTTTGATGCTACAGCCGGATCTGGATCCTTATGCAGAAAAATATTCTAAAGACAGCTTAACTATCGTCAGCGACTTATTAAAACTTGCAGAACAAAATTCAAAAGGAAAAATAGATTATTATATTGCTCCGGAAACAGCACTTCCGGGGAGAGGATCTATTTCAGAAACAGGTTTTGAAAAAAGTGTTCTTTTAAATGATATTAAAGGATTCCTTTCCAAACATCAAGGTTCTGTATTTTCTACAGGAATTTCTTCCCACCGTTTTTATTTAAATAATACCAATCTGCCCGTAGAAGCCTATCAGATCAGCCCAAAAATGTGGGTTGAAAGCTATAATTCTGCAGTACAAATCGTTCCTAACCAAAAGGTGGAAATTTATCATAAAGGAAAATTAGTTCCGGGCGTTGAGATATTCCCTTATATGAGTGTTTTAAAACCTCTTTTAGGCGATGCAATGCTTAATTTAGGCGGTACTGTAGCTTCATTAGGAACCGATAAAGAAAGAAAAGCATTCAGCAATCCTTATAACAAAGGTAAAATTGCTCCAATTATCTGCTATGAAAGTATTTATGGAGAATTCGTAACTGATTATGTAAAAAAAGGAGCTAATTTCTTAGCCATTATGACCAATGATTCATGGTGGGGCGTTACGGAAGGTCATAAACAGCTTCTTTCTTATGCTAAATTAAGAGCTATTGAAACGAGAAGAGAAATTGCCCGTGCAGCCAACAGCGGTATTTCTGCTCATATTGATGCAAAAGGCGAGGTTCTGGAAGATACTTTTTACGGCGACCAGACCACTCTGTTTGCAAAAATAAATCTTTACGACCAGCAGACTTTTTATGTCAGATCAGGAGATTTCCTTTCAAGGCTTTCCATTTTTGCTTTAGGATTCTTACTATTCTATTTTCTTATTAAAAGATTTCAGAATAAAATACAGAAAAAGAAAGCATAA
- a CDS encoding DUF4295 domain-containing protein — protein MAKKVVATLQSGQSKKMTKVVKMVKSSKSGAYVFEEKVMNADEVDGYLKK, from the coding sequence ATGGCAAAGAAAGTAGTAGCAACCCTACAAAGCGGACAGTCAAAAAAAATGACTAAAGTTGTGAAAATGGTGAAGTCTTCTAAATCAGGAGCTTACGTTTTCGAAGAAAAAGTAATGAATGCAGACGAAGTGGATGGTTATTTGAAAAAATAA
- the rpmG gene encoding 50S ribosomal protein L33, with amino-acid sequence MAKKGNRVQVILECTEHKESGMPGMSRYISTKNKKNTTERLELKKYNPVLKRSTLHKEIK; translated from the coding sequence ATGGCAAAAAAAGGAAACAGAGTTCAAGTAATCCTTGAATGCACAGAGCACAAAGAAAGTGGTATGCCGGGAATGTCTAGATACATTTCTACAAAAAATAAAAAGAACACTACAGAGAGATTGGAATTGAAAAAATACAATCCTGTTCTTAAAAGATCTACCCTTCATAAAGAAATCAAGTAA
- a CDS encoding GlsB/YeaQ/YmgE family stress response membrane protein: MGILTWIIFGLIAGAIAKLIMPGTQGGGWLMTIILGIVGAFVGGFVGSLLGWGTVQSFDFRSMLLAVGGALIVLWIFGMATRKS, from the coding sequence ATGGGAATTTTAACTTGGATCATATTTGGTCTTATCGCAGGTGCAATTGCAAAACTTATCATGCCTGGAACTCAAGGAGGCGGATGGCTGATGACGATTATCTTAGGTATTGTTGGAGCTTTCGTAGGGGGATTCGTAGGAAGCCTTCTTGGCTGGGGAACCGTTCAGAGTTTCGATTTTAGAAGCATGCTTTTAGCAGTAGGAGGAGCACTTATTGTACTCTGGATATTTGGGATGGCAACTAGGAAAAGCTAA
- the proC gene encoding pyrroline-5-carboxylate reductase has translation MKIAVLGAGNMGLSFSKSFLKYELIKPENLHLITRSQSRISSISEEFPTSKVSAFENITELEADLIIIAVKPQDFQFVAENIHFKLKENQMVLSIMAGIKIGKIQKLLNHALVVRAMPNSPTLLGMGITGYTAAEGISFSQLINIERLLNSAGRSVYLENEELLDGVTALSGSGPAYFYYIVDAMIKAGIEMGIEENLSKLFVNQTMLGAYHLINNSEKNLEELIQDVASKGGTTEAALKTFEENNFKEILKNGILNAEKRAKELNG, from the coding sequence ATGAAAATAGCAGTCTTAGGTGCCGGAAATATGGGATTATCATTTTCAAAATCTTTTTTGAAATATGAATTGATCAAACCTGAAAACCTGCATCTTATCACAAGAAGCCAGTCAAGAATCTCTTCCATATCAGAAGAATTCCCTACATCTAAAGTTTCAGCTTTTGAAAACATTACAGAATTAGAAGCCGATTTAATTATCATTGCTGTAAAACCGCAGGACTTTCAATTCGTTGCCGAAAATATTCATTTCAAACTGAAAGAAAACCAGATGGTCTTATCCATCATGGCCGGAATTAAGATCGGAAAAATTCAAAAATTATTAAATCATGCGCTTGTCGTAAGAGCAATGCCGAACTCTCCTACTCTTTTAGGAATGGGAATTACCGGTTACACTGCTGCAGAAGGAATTTCGTTCAGCCAGCTTATCAATATTGAAAGATTATTAAACAGCGCCGGAAGATCGGTTTATCTGGAAAATGAAGAATTATTAGACGGCGTTACGGCCCTTTCCGGAAGCGGCCCCGCTTATTTTTATTATATCGTAGACGCCATGATCAAAGCCGGAATCGAAATGGGAATTGAAGAAAACCTCTCTAAACTTTTTGTAAACCAGACCATGCTTGGTGCTTATCACCTTATTAATAATTCTGAAAAAAACCTTGAAGAACTGATACAGGATGTCGCTTCAAAAGGCGGAACAACAGAAGCCGCCTTAAAAACTTTTGAAGAAAACAATTTTAAAGAAATCCTGAAAAATGGAATTTTAAATGCTGAAAAACGCGCTAAAGAACTTAATGGATAA
- a CDS encoding DUF4876 domain-containing protein, protein MKKRVLLLSLAAMMASFSITSCSSDDDFGVTNSQKGVLTVAFTGENITNYKSIEIEIKEVNTGIIIKKTISGTNAYSFELAYGSYKITVNGTVVADNQEVGVGAAAQTDINTAATNIIIPLFIKKFYSDFIIEEVFFTGIKTEDGKNYNSGRYFKLTNNTNKVLYADQLILAQSEFLTTDDKNPTPNIVNQSFAVKGVIVLPGNGTQYPVQPGDFIVIADNAINHKQNTNNAYDLHNADFEFPSTNPTLGQVDNPSVPNVTVIYSQMTYNMFFLHNRGFESYVIARFPAGENTTTFLQNHKYSYQYQNSAGGVTSKSTYEIPNSWIIDGENNSISTKFIHTLTSAGIDAGWTSVGTTDNDATRYGKSVRRKTLGVMENGKNIYIDTNNSSNDFIKDAQPSLVNGIVH, encoded by the coding sequence ATGAAGAAAAGAGTTTTACTATTAAGTTTAGCAGCAATGATGGCTTCTTTCAGTATTACATCATGCTCCAGTGATGATGATTTTGGAGTAACGAATTCTCAGAAAGGGGTTCTTACGGTAGCATTTACAGGAGAAAATATTACAAATTATAAATCTATAGAAATAGAAATTAAGGAAGTAAATACCGGAATTATCATTAAGAAAACTATTTCAGGAACTAATGCCTATTCATTTGAGCTTGCGTATGGTTCTTATAAAATCACTGTAAATGGTACTGTAGTAGCCGACAACCAAGAAGTAGGAGTAGGCGCAGCTGCACAGACAGACATCAATACTGCTGCTACCAATATTATTATTCCTTTATTCATTAAGAAATTCTACAGTGACTTTATTATTGAAGAAGTATTTTTTACAGGAATTAAAACTGAAGACGGTAAAAACTATAACTCAGGACGTTATTTTAAGCTTACAAATAATACCAACAAAGTATTATATGCTGATCAATTGATTCTTGCCCAGTCAGAGTTCCTTACTACAGATGATAAAAACCCTACTCCAAATATCGTCAATCAGTCTTTTGCCGTAAAAGGAGTAATCGTACTCCCAGGTAACGGGACGCAGTATCCTGTACAGCCTGGTGACTTTATTGTCATTGCTGACAACGCGATCAACCACAAACAAAATACGAATAATGCTTATGACCTTCATAATGCAGATTTCGAATTCCCGTCTACAAACCCTACTTTAGGACAAGTAGACAACCCATCTGTTCCTAACGTAACTGTTATTTACAGCCAGATGACTTATAACATGTTCTTCTTACACAACAGAGGGTTTGAAAGTTATGTAATCGCCCGTTTCCCTGCAGGAGAAAATACAACCACCTTCCTTCAAAACCATAAATACAGCTATCAATATCAAAACAGTGCTGGAGGAGTAACTTCAAAAAGCACCTATGAAATCCCAAACAGCTGGATCATTGACGGAGAAAACAACAGTATCTCAACAAAATTCATCCATACGTTAACTTCTGCTGGTATTGATGCAGGATGGACTTCTGTAGGAACCACTGACAACGATGCTACCCGTTACGGAAAATCTGTAAGACGTAAAACTTTAGGGGTAATGGAAAACGGCAAAAACATTTACATAGACACCAATAATTCGTCCAATGATTTTATTAAAGACGCTCAGCCAAGCTTAGTAAATGGTATTGTACATTAA
- a CDS encoding DUF6850 family outer membrane beta-barrel protein, producing MLNTKHSFYLLLIAFLGSFSIKAQDSISLFKKINNQYSAERNFKNNFYYNPASMSDYSSSSFSEFNIGYHDDNQKIYREQLGAGSKGLSIEAKSFQKLKPNQFIWGSASYQNFKNRASKWNENLDFDRVAPYAAADSVGGELKLERYQFAGGYLQKINRWTLAGEVSYLAQLGYRSRDPRLKSTTSDLYVNAGVNYRVYRQYEIGIFGEFNKYTQNSSLAFANLLGRPYVYQMVGFGYSNYFFNGGTDPSETFEEFGYRGGLQITNKQGKDFYLRATAGRSNNIKSHSDAGTSTPFDISDLENKNFEFEGAKFFTIHENHRIGILANYSASIKTGSEYAYSVNTQFTEMLFKRKAYRKEDYNTSIKGFYQYSQDHFTISVSPFFGYQEIKERRLYPVTGQKFKYSYFGMNADYKQQIKENQILTFQPYFSKRAVNKSINALDINGTPGIAEWIMQDYLFQSSDITTFGVSLRYNIKLEKLPAFFISGQYQSQKIQEKNNNFTGVSLGITF from the coding sequence ATGCTAAATACAAAACATTCTTTCTATCTTCTATTGATAGCATTCCTTGGTTCTTTCTCTATAAAAGCACAGGATAGTATCAGTCTTTTTAAAAAGATCAATAATCAGTACAGTGCAGAAAGAAATTTTAAAAATAACTTTTACTATAATCCGGCATCTATGTCGGATTATAGTTCTTCTTCGTTTTCAGAATTCAATATCGGATATCATGATGACAATCAGAAAATCTATAGAGAACAGCTGGGAGCAGGCAGCAAAGGGCTGTCCATTGAAGCTAAATCATTTCAGAAGCTGAAACCTAATCAATTTATATGGGGAAGTGCAAGCTATCAGAATTTTAAAAACAGAGCCAGTAAATGGAATGAAAATCTCGATTTTGACCGTGTTGCCCCCTATGCAGCAGCAGATTCAGTAGGTGGAGAATTGAAATTAGAACGCTATCAATTTGCCGGAGGTTATTTACAAAAAATCAACCGCTGGACTCTGGCAGGCGAAGTAAGCTATCTAGCGCAGCTGGGATACCGCTCCCGTGACCCAAGACTTAAAAGTACCACTTCAGATCTGTATGTAAATGCAGGGGTTAATTACAGAGTGTATAGACAATATGAAATAGGAATATTCGGAGAATTCAATAAATATACCCAGAACAGCTCTTTAGCCTTTGCAAACTTATTAGGCAGACCGTATGTTTATCAAATGGTTGGATTTGGATATTCTAATTATTTCTTCAACGGAGGTACAGATCCAAGCGAAACTTTTGAAGAGTTTGGATACAGGGGAGGTTTGCAGATCACCAATAAACAAGGGAAAGATTTTTATCTTCGCGCGACAGCAGGAAGGTCCAATAATATCAAGAGCCACAGCGATGCAGGCACTTCAACCCCTTTCGATATTTCTGATCTGGAAAACAAAAATTTTGAATTTGAAGGTGCCAAATTTTTCACCATTCATGAAAACCACCGCATTGGTATTTTAGCTAATTATTCTGCTTCCATAAAAACAGGTTCTGAATACGCCTATTCTGTGAACACCCAATTTACGGAAATGCTATTTAAAAGAAAAGCTTACCGCAAGGAAGATTACAATACTAGTATAAAAGGATTTTATCAGTACAGTCAAGATCACTTTACAATCAGTGTCTCTCCATTTTTCGGCTATCAGGAAATCAAAGAAAGAAGACTTTATCCGGTTACAGGACAGAAGTTTAAATATTCTTATTTTGGAATGAATGCCGATTACAAACAGCAGATCAAAGAAAATCAAATCCTTACCTTTCAGCCTTACTTCTCAAAAAGAGCAGTTAATAAGTCAATTAATGCATTAGACATTAACGGTACCCCAGGGATTGCTGAATGGATCATGCAGGATTATCTTTTCCAATCCAGTGACATTACCACTTTCGGAGTTTCTCTCCGTTATAACATCAAATTGGAAAAATTACCTGCTTTCTTTATAAGCGGACAGTATCAGTCACAGAAAATTCAAGAAAAAAATAATAATTTTACGGGTGTAAGTTTAGGAATAACATTTTAA
- a CDS encoding T9SS type A sorting domain-containing protein, whose translation MKRIYFLLSLIPAGFMAQTFTEVQTGLNSFYYAAGDVSDIDNDGFPDIVVNGAVDSDGDGSVDTTFNEVYKNNGTTFAPYADLGADATHLGDIRFVDYNNDGLADIISAGLSYMDIVNYKHYRFKNTGSGFVKDGDMPGKIYGSMEVFDFNHDGLKDYALNGTQYIAGTGFVNKLDYYQNSKTGFQVFPGWLAGTQNGSFKVVDLNNDKLLDLVILGYDANTDPQFMVYLNIAGSLTLSQTLPPTANGKLDFADFNADGYQDFVVTGQDENYAGYIGVLMNDGTGHLNLQKINSEEISDASVSTGDLNNDGYYDFIVSGNDENNDAVVKAFLYDSNNQTFIENNDTGLTKLGGPGFVHLLDYNNDHHLDVLLSGFDWADPEMPSLTKLFKNVSTETNLKPVPPSNLSLTKNGNRFNFSWSGASDDKTPVNVLQYEIKVGTASGGQDVAKYVLTTPSWFLDLDPSIQNVYWSVRSIDASKVYSDVSTENTLAVQDIKLEKQFSLYPNPAAEKVFIKGEKVSDVEIYSMEGKKLNAVLNSDQSVTVSHLTKGVYMLQLKVKGQWITKKLIIK comes from the coding sequence ATGAAGAGGATTTACTTTTTGCTTTCTTTGATTCCCGCAGGCTTTATGGCACAAACATTTACTGAAGTGCAGACAGGTTTAAATAGCTTTTACTATGCAGCAGGCGATGTCAGTGATATCGATAATGACGGGTTTCCTGATATTGTGGTGAACGGAGCAGTAGATTCAGATGGAGACGGCAGTGTAGATACTACTTTTAACGAAGTGTATAAAAATAACGGGACAACATTTGCTCCTTATGCTGATTTAGGAGCGGATGCTACTCATTTAGGAGATATCAGATTTGTTGATTATAACAATGACGGGCTTGCAGATATTATTTCTGCCGGATTAAGTTATATGGATATTGTAAACTATAAACATTACAGATTCAAAAACACTGGTTCAGGTTTTGTGAAAGACGGAGATATGCCCGGGAAAATCTATGGTTCTATGGAAGTTTTTGATTTTAATCATGATGGTTTAAAGGATTATGCTCTTAATGGGACGCAGTATATCGCGGGAACCGGCTTTGTTAATAAATTAGATTATTATCAGAATTCTAAAACCGGCTTTCAGGTATTTCCAGGCTGGCTGGCTGGAACCCAGAACGGAAGCTTTAAAGTGGTCGATCTTAATAATGATAAGCTGCTGGATCTTGTGATCTTAGGGTATGATGCTAATACAGATCCCCAGTTTATGGTTTATTTAAATATTGCAGGATCTCTAACACTTTCTCAGACACTTCCTCCCACAGCAAACGGGAAACTTGATTTTGCAGATTTTAATGCAGATGGTTATCAGGATTTCGTAGTTACCGGACAAGATGAAAATTATGCGGGGTATATCGGTGTATTGATGAATGACGGAACAGGGCATCTGAACCTTCAGAAGATCAACTCCGAGGAAATATCAGATGCCTCTGTAAGTACGGGAGATTTAAATAATGACGGATATTATGATTTTATTGTTTCCGGAAATGATGAAAATAATGATGCTGTTGTTAAAGCTTTTCTTTATGACTCAAATAATCAGACATTTATTGAAAATAATGATACAGGTTTGACCAAACTAGGAGGCCCTGGTTTTGTGCATTTACTTGACTATAACAATGATCATCATCTTGATGTTTTATTGTCCGGATTTGATTGGGCAGATCCGGAAATGCCCTCATTAACTAAATTATTTAAGAACGTTTCTACTGAAACAAATTTAAAGCCAGTGCCTCCTTCAAACCTAAGTCTTACAAAAAACGGAAACAGATTTAATTTTTCATGGAGCGGTGCCTCTGATGATAAAACTCCTGTGAATGTATTACAGTATGAAATCAAAGTAGGAACAGCTTCTGGAGGTCAAGATGTCGCAAAATATGTGTTAACCACGCCTTCATGGTTTCTAGATCTTGATCCTTCCATCCAAAATGTATATTGGAGTGTAAGATCAATTGATGCCTCTAAAGTCTATTCTGATGTTTCTACAGAAAATACGTTAGCTGTACAAGATATTAAGCTGGAAAAACAATTCTCTTTATATCCAAACCCTGCTGCGGAAAAAGTATTTATTAAAGGAGAAAAAGTCTCAGATGTTGAAATATATTCAATGGAAGGTAAAAAGTTAAATGCCGTTCTGAACAGCGATCAGTCTGTCACAGTTTCTCACCTGACGAAAGGGGTTTATATGCTGCAATTAAAAGTAAAAGGCCAGTGGATTACGAAAAAGCTCATCATTAAATAA
- a CDS encoding cytochrome c peroxidase: MKRGIYWGIGAVLFVLWSFTPKVSQNLSDIQDPTFEDIVKSYKKAISEWPKPDIDYGVQWKEFAPIKNDTAFFTEQDRPSVILGKMLFFDPKLSKSSQVSCSSCHDPEMGWSDRRRVALGSDHLLGSRNSISLYNIAERQSFFWDGRAKTLEEQAAGPLGAHHEMAMDVKNLPAKIQAVKGYKNLFKNAYGDDKVTYDRIVKAIADFQKTIKSQPSRFDKFLEGKYSALSDQEIYGMHIFRTKARCMNCHNGQYLTDESFHNIGLAYYKKKYQDLGLYEITKNPEDAGKFRTPQLRDLMLTQPWMHNGLFNELEGVVNIYNSGMHQLDPSLEKKQMDPLHPTTDPLLKPLNLTKEETKALISFLESLSATRYKMRRPEFPVE, from the coding sequence ATGAAAAGAGGAATATATTGGGGGATCGGAGCCGTTTTATTTGTATTATGGAGCTTTACACCAAAAGTCAGCCAGAACCTTTCAGACATTCAGGATCCGACTTTTGAAGACATTGTAAAAAGCTATAAAAAAGCGATTTCCGAATGGCCGAAACCCGATATTGACTATGGTGTACAATGGAAAGAATTTGCACCTATTAAAAATGACACTGCATTTTTCACAGAACAGGACCGTCCGTCTGTAATTCTGGGTAAAATGTTATTTTTTGATCCTAAATTATCAAAATCCAGCCAGGTCTCATGCAGTTCATGCCATGATCCAGAAATGGGATGGTCAGACCGCAGGCGTGTTGCTTTAGGAAGCGACCATCTACTTGGAAGCAGAAACAGTATTTCTTTATATAATATCGCAGAACGCCAGTCATTTTTCTGGGACGGAAGAGCAAAAACACTGGAAGAACAGGCAGCCGGACCTTTAGGAGCCCATCATGAAATGGCAATGGATGTAAAAAACTTGCCAGCAAAAATACAGGCCGTAAAAGGATACAAAAACCTTTTCAAAAATGCTTACGGGGATGATAAAGTAACCTATGACAGAATCGTAAAGGCCATCGCCGATTTCCAAAAAACAATCAAAAGCCAGCCAAGCCGTTTTGATAAATTTCTGGAAGGAAAATACAGCGCCCTATCTGATCAGGAAATCTACGGAATGCATATTTTCAGAACAAAAGCACGCTGCATGAACTGTCACAACGGGCAGTATCTAACGGATGAATCATTCCATAATATCGGACTTGCTTACTACAAAAAGAAATATCAAGATCTGGGATTGTATGAGATCACTAAAAATCCTGAAGATGCAGGTAAATTCAGGACTCCACAATTGAGAGATCTTATGCTTACCCAGCCTTGGATGCACAACGGATTATTTAATGAGCTGGAAGGTGTAGTAAATATCTACAACAGCGGTATGCACCAGCTGGATCCAAGCCTTGAGAAAAAACAAATGGATCCATTACACCCGACAACCGATCCTCTATTAAAACCTTTAAACTTAACAAAAGAAGAGACCAAAGCACTGATCTCTTTCTTAGAATCCCTTTCTGCAACTAGATATAAAATGAGAAGACCTGAGTTTCCTGTAGAATAA